The following proteins are co-located in the Sphingorhabdus lutea genome:
- a CDS encoding nitroreductase, with protein MTPSEAVATRRSIRQFTDRPVDAAILRRVLEKAQRAPSGGNTQPWNAIIVTGDELARITAAIKQKAKSAPMGEGHEYDIYPKNLDGRYEDQRKAVGRAMFDALQLKRDDGAGRIAQMMKNWDSFGAPVQLFTYCPKYMGPPQWSDMGMWLQTVMLLLREEGLDSCAQEIWAMYGTYMRELLNVGDEHIFFCGMAIGYRDVDAPVNNFDVPRMSIDDVISWRGF; from the coding sequence ATGACCCCATCCGAAGCCGTTGCCACACGCCGTTCCATTCGGCAATTTACCGATAGGCCAGTTGATGCCGCCATTTTGCGCCGTGTGTTGGAAAAGGCGCAGCGCGCGCCATCGGGCGGCAATACACAGCCATGGAATGCCATTATCGTCACGGGGGATGAACTGGCCCGCATTACCGCCGCGATTAAGCAAAAGGCCAAATCCGCCCCAATGGGGGAGGGGCATGAATATGATATTTACCCCAAAAATTTGGATGGCCGATATGAAGATCAACGCAAAGCAGTGGGCCGCGCGATGTTTGATGCATTGCAGCTTAAAAGAGACGATGGCGCGGGGCGCATTGCCCAAATGATGAAAAATTGGGACAGTTTTGGTGCGCCCGTCCAACTTTTCACCTATTGCCCCAAATATATGGGGCCCCCACAATGGAGCGATATGGGCATGTGGTTACAGACCGTCATGCTATTATTACGTGAGGAGGGATTGGATAGCTGTGCACAGGAAATTTGGGCCATGTATGGCACATATATGCGCGAATTGTTGAATGTTGGTGATGAACATATTTTCTTTTGCGGCATGGCAATTGGCTATCGCGATGTTGATGCACCAGTAAATAATTTTGATGTGCCGCGTATGTCCATTGATGATGTGATAAGTTGGCGTGGTTTTTGA
- a CDS encoding D-2-hydroxyacid dehydrogenase — MTKIKAALSSLIRPLVEPHLPDWVEPIWFMSNEEAMAAAPMAEIGWFDMYDKAEMMKVISAATSLKWLNSIYAGVDGMPLEQLKAQGTIVTNGAGINAITIAEYVVMGMLNMAKDYRAVIRAQERREWLLDSPGKRELFGSKALLIGYGAIGKLIDERLSAFNVEVTKVRRTPAPDTLLPDEWRGKLGEFDWVILAVPATPETDNMIGAAELSQMKKDAILINIARGSVVDQDALISALQSKSIGGAFLDVTTPEPLPADHILWTLDNAHISMHLSGRAQDKMFMRSAQRFIENLGRYRGKEPLQPQVNLDLGY; from the coding sequence ATGACCAAAATAAAGGCGGCGCTTTCTTCGCTTATTCGGCCCTTGGTTGAACCCCATTTGCCCGATTGGGTCGAGCCCATTTGGTTTATGTCCAATGAAGAGGCAATGGCCGCCGCGCCCATGGCCGAAATTGGCTGGTTCGACATGTATGACAAGGCCGAAATGATGAAGGTGATTAGCGCCGCGACCAGCCTGAAATGGCTAAACAGCATTTATGCCGGCGTTGATGGCATGCCATTGGAGCAGTTAAAAGCGCAGGGCACTATCGTCACCAATGGCGCGGGAATAAACGCGATTACCATCGCAGAATATGTGGTGATGGGCATGTTAAACATGGCCAAGGATTATCGCGCCGTCATCCGCGCACAGGAAAGGCGCGAATGGTTGTTGGACAGCCCGGGCAAAAGGGAGCTTTTCGGGTCAAAGGCATTGTTAATCGGTTATGGCGCGATTGGAAAGTTAATCGATGAACGATTATCGGCTTTTAATGTGGAGGTGACAAAGGTGCGCCGCACGCCCGCGCCCGATACATTATTGCCTGATGAATGGCGCGGCAAATTGGGTGAGTTTGATTGGGTAATATTGGCCGTTCCCGCAACGCCAGAAACCGACAATATGATTGGCGCGGCGGAGCTTTCCCAAATGAAAAAAGACGCGATTTTAATCAATATCGCACGGGGCAGCGTGGTGGACCAAGATGCGTTGATATCCGCATTGCAATCAAAATCCATTGGCGGTGCATTTTTGGATGTGACCACGCCCGAACCATTGCCCGCAGACCATATTTTATGGACATTGGATAATGCGCATATTAGCATGCATTTATCGGGCCGTGCGCAAGATAAAATGTTTATGCGCTCCGCGCAGCGTTTCATTGAAAATCTGGGCCGCTATCGGGGCAAAGAGCCTTTACAGCCGCAGGTAAATTTGGATTTGGGATATTGA
- a CDS encoding DUF2332 domain-containing protein — MPLSKIQVKEIKMQAKHAHENGAPITAKICNSVIALAQYRGKCAERTANWPGNILDNAMPLRLAGALHHLHLTSATNKMADIYNGKLSLQQDVDQRILSVVDEFDDEILPWFDGPPQTNEAARSASLIAALIWIGRHINLPFHIFEIGSSGGLNLLMPHYQYILGQYHHGPKNSPIIIQPEWRGNALYGKPPVISAICGCDINPLNLSDGAVAARLRAYIWPEMQLRFNRFERALHLAQTYKPHIDKMDAAAWLKQKLRAPPPQNGCRVIMHSIVWQYINDAEQTAIIKMLEDSGKMADDAQPLLWLSLETNRATFRHELHARWWDSKGEHRAYLGDAHAHGAWVDWRG, encoded by the coding sequence ATGCCATTATCCAAGATTCAGGTAAAAGAAATAAAAATGCAGGCAAAACATGCCCATGAAAATGGTGCGCCTATAACAGCAAAAATTTGTAACAGCGTGATAGCTTTGGCGCAATATAGGGGAAAATGTGCAGAAAGGACGGCAAATTGGCCCGGCAATATTTTGGACAATGCCATGCCATTGCGCCTTGCCGGTGCGCTACATCATTTACATTTAACCAGCGCTACGAATAAAATGGCCGATATTTATAACGGAAAATTATCTCTGCAGCAGGATGTTGACCAGCGCATTTTATCGGTGGTTGATGAATTTGATGATGAAATATTGCCATGGTTTGACGGGCCGCCACAAACTAATGAGGCCGCCCGTTCGGCCAGCTTAATCGCCGCGCTTATTTGGATAGGGCGGCATATCAACCTGCCCTTTCATATATTTGAAATCGGGTCCAGCGGCGGTTTAAACCTGTTAATGCCGCATTATCAATATATACTTGGTCAATATCATCATGGCCCAAAAAATAGCCCGATTATCATTCAACCCGAATGGCGCGGCAATGCGCTTTACGGTAAACCACCCGTCATTTCCGCCATATGCGGGTGCGATATTAACCCGCTTAATTTATCAGATGGGGCTGTTGCTGCCCGATTAAGAGCCTATATATGGCCCGAAATGCAGCTTAGATTTAATAGGTTTGAACGGGCGCTTCATCTGGCCCAGACATATAAACCACATATTGATAAAATGGATGCGGCCGCTTGGCTAAAACAAAAATTACGCGCCCCCCCGCCCCAAAATGGCTGCCGCGTCATCATGCACTCCATTGTGTGGCAATATATAAATGATGCCGAACAGACGGCCATTATAAAAATGTTGGAGGATTCGGGAAAAATGGCAGATGATGCACAGCCTTTATTATGGCTTAGCCTAGAGACAAATCGCGCAACATTTCGCCATGAACTGCACGCACGATGGTGGGATAGCAAGGGCGAACATCGCGCATATTTGGGCGATGCCCATGCCCATGGCGCGTGGGTCGATTGGCGCGGATAA
- a CDS encoding alpha/beta fold hydrolase — protein MDALPQRKIALSTGITLNIAEAGDAQNPPIIFLHGFPESHRTWRHQFNEFSNKYHVIAPDQRGFAGSDKPQNAAQYKVQHLVGDIIALADALGLDKFILCGHDWGGAVAWAATLTCPDRVEKLVIANAPHPFTYQKSLFDDLEQRAAAQYITAFRNPQFEKYVAQKGWEAYFQENFADHVEGGVPDGEREIYLSQWRQQGCFTAMMNWYRASKIIVPPMPDSGEPMPERPAYLDAPFMKVAMPTLLIWAMDDHALKPSLLHGLDELIDDLTLVKLSGGHFVPWENHDAVTRAMQDWLK, from the coding sequence ATGGATGCATTGCCGCAACGCAAAATTGCCCTGTCCACGGGAATTACTTTGAATATAGCAGAGGCGGGCGATGCACAAAATCCGCCGATAATTTTCCTGCATGGCTTTCCAGAATCGCACCGCACATGGCGGCATCAATTTAATGAATTTTCCAATAAATATCATGTTATTGCGCCGGATCAGCGCGGCTTTGCCGGATCGGATAAGCCGCAAAATGCTGCGCAATATAAGGTGCAGCATTTGGTGGGAGATATTATCGCGCTTGCCGACGCATTGGGCCTCGATAAATTCATATTATGCGGGCATGATTGGGGCGGGGCGGTCGCATGGGCCGCCACCTTAACATGTCCGGACCGCGTAGAAAAATTGGTTATCGCCAATGCGCCGCATCCCTTCACCTATCAAAAATCATTATTTGATGATTTGGAACAACGCGCCGCCGCGCAATATATTACCGCATTTCGCAACCCCCAATTTGAAAAATATGTCGCGCAAAAGGGGTGGGAGGCATATTTTCAGGAAAATTTCGCCGACCATGTGGAAGGCGGCGTGCCGGATGGGGAACGTGAAATTTATCTTTCCCAATGGCGGCAACAGGGGTGCTTTACCGCGATGATGAATTGGTATCGCGCCAGCAAAATCATCGTCCCGCCCATGCCCGATAGCGGCGAACCTATGCCCGAACGCCCCGCATATTTGGACGCGCCATTTATGAAGGTGGCCATGCCGACTTTGTTAATTTGGGCGATGGATGATCATGCGTTAAAACCATCTTTATTACATGGATTGGACGAATTAATTGATGATTTAACCTTGGTCAAATTATCCGGCGGCCACTTTGTGCCATGGGAAAATCATGATGCGGTGACAAGGGCGATGCAGGATTGGCTTAAATAA
- the cysS gene encoding cysteine--tRNA ligase — protein sequence MMTKLKLYNSLTRKLEVFTPVHDGEARIYTCGPTVYNYPHIGNMRAYVFADILGRVMTYKGYKLTHIINITDVGHLTDDADAGEDKMEKMANERAKSIWDIAQHYTKAYWDDVKALNIRQPAKWSIATDYVPQMIEYAKGIADKHCYQLDSGLYFDVSTVADYGKLARSQTEEGEGRIETVEGKRNGADFAIWRKTPAGEKRQMEWDSPWGKGAPGWHLECSVMSEALLGFPFDIHTGGIDHREIHHANEIAQNQAHSGCGSLDCADNSGARIWMHNNFLIERSGKMSKSSGEFLRLKLLVDKGFHPLAYRLMCLQAHYRSELEFSWEGLQAAFTRLKRMVMGVERLRSDNQSADEVQHPKLIDALQKFDAAISDDLNSAVALTILDDVIAMKKIEGEQKLSLIAILDGVLGLDLLTLTRKDLRIRPQNAQLTEDEIEAALIKRREARAAKDFAASDKIRDDLIAKGVEIMDGDPLGWEWKLDI from the coding sequence ATGATGACCAAATTAAAATTATATAATAGCCTGACCCGTAAATTAGAGGTTTTTACCCCCGTTCATGATGGGGAGGCGCGCATTTATACGTGCGGGCCAACCGTGTATAATTATCCGCATATTGGCAATATGCGTGCCTATGTCTTTGCCGATATTTTGGGGCGGGTCATGACATATAAGGGGTATAAATTAACCCATATTATCAACATTACCGATGTGGGCCATTTAACCGATGATGCTGACGCGGGTGAGGATAAAATGGAGAAAATGGCCAATGAACGGGCCAAATCCATTTGGGATATTGCACAGCATTATACCAAGGCATATTGGGATGATGTAAAGGCGTTAAACATTCGCCAACCGGCCAAATGGTCGATCGCCACCGATTATGTCCCCCAAATGATTGAATATGCCAAGGGGATAGCGGACAAGCATTGTTACCAATTGGACAGCGGGCTATATTTTGATGTCAGCACCGTGGCCGATTATGGCAAATTGGCCCGCAGCCAGACCGAAGAAGGCGAAGGCCGGATTGAAACGGTGGAGGGTAAACGGAACGGTGCCGATTTTGCCATTTGGCGCAAAACACCGGCGGGTGAAAAACGCCAAATGGAATGGGACAGCCCATGGGGCAAGGGTGCGCCGGGGTGGCATTTGGAATGCAGCGTGATGAGCGAGGCTTTGCTGGGTTTCCCATTTGATATTCACACTGGCGGGATTGATCACCGCGAAATCCATCATGCCAATGAAATCGCCCAAAATCAGGCACATTCGGGTTGTGGCAGCCTTGACTGCGCGGATAATAGCGGCGCACGAATATGGATGCACAATAATTTTTTAATCGAACGCAGCGGCAAAATGTCCAAATCATCGGGTGAGTTTCTGCGGTTGAAATTATTGGTTGATAAGGGGTTTCACCCGCTCGCCTATCGTTTAATGTGTCTTCAGGCGCATTATCGCAGCGAGCTGGAATTTAGCTGGGAGGGCTTGCAGGCGGCGTTCACGCGGTTAAAGCGTATGGTTATGGGCGTGGAACGATTGCGCAGCGACAATCAATCTGCCGATGAAGTGCAGCATCCAAAATTGATAGACGCGTTGCAAAAATTTGATGCCGCCATATCGGATGATTTGAACAGCGCGGTTGCATTGACCATATTGGACGATGTTATTGCGATGAAGAAAATTGAGGGAGAGCAAAAATTATCGCTTATTGCTATTTTGGACGGCGTCCTTGGCCTTGACCTGCTTACACTCACCCGCAAGGATTTACGCATTCGTCCCCAAAATGCACAGTTGACCGAGGATGAGATTGAGGCGGCATTGATAAAACGAAGGGAAGCCCGTGCAGCAAAGGATTTCGCCGCATCCGACAAAATTCGGGATGATTTAATCGCCAAGGGTGTGGAGATTATGGACGGTGACCCATTGGGTTGGGAATGGAAGTTGGATATTTAA